In Chrysiogenes arsenatis DSM 11915, a single window of DNA contains:
- a CDS encoding Fic family protein, which produces MPTGYTAFFPAPLPPTPPISLEGDLALLLSEADRALGALNVVVTVLPNPDLLVGMFIQKEALLSSQIEGTQSSLVDVLGADENHVPTVDVGEVINYVKAMRHGLKRLREDDFPMSLRLIREIHGVLMQQVRGGDTHLTPGEFRRMQNWIGGTNLVNARFVPPPVEVMHDALSAFERYLHEDDAMPPLIRCGLLHYQFETIHPFNDGNGRVGRLLMTLYLVWKGILDEPMLYLSAYLKTYQQEYYDRLTQVRTDGNFEAWIRFFLEGIREVSQMVLQTTKKIQLLERTDSDRLVAHGEGSYGLTLLRGLMRQPVVMVNDVASMVGISYTKANALIAACEKLGILRQRGVGKRNRKFIYHDYVEILSEGTELSMGTVE; this is translated from the coding sequence ATGCCCACCGGTTACACCGCCTTTTTTCCAGCACCTCTCCCACCAACACCACCAATCAGTCTGGAGGGTGATCTCGCTCTGTTGCTTTCGGAAGCGGATCGCGCCTTGGGTGCGTTAAATGTCGTTGTCACTGTTTTACCAAATCCCGATCTGCTGGTTGGGATGTTTATTCAGAAGGAAGCGCTACTTAGTTCCCAGATCGAAGGAACGCAATCTTCGTTGGTCGATGTACTTGGCGCGGACGAAAACCATGTGCCAACGGTCGACGTGGGCGAAGTCATCAATTATGTCAAGGCCATGCGTCATGGATTGAAACGGCTCCGAGAGGATGATTTCCCGATGTCGTTGCGTTTGATTCGAGAAATCCATGGGGTGCTGATGCAGCAGGTGCGTGGAGGAGACACCCACCTGACTCCCGGGGAGTTCCGCCGCATGCAAAACTGGATCGGCGGCACCAATCTCGTCAATGCCAGATTTGTTCCGCCGCCCGTCGAAGTTATGCACGATGCGCTGAGTGCTTTCGAGCGATATCTGCACGAAGATGACGCCATGCCACCATTGATCCGCTGTGGCTTGCTCCATTATCAGTTCGAAACCATCCACCCCTTTAACGACGGTAATGGCCGGGTCGGGCGCCTGTTGATGACGCTGTATCTCGTCTGGAAGGGGATTCTTGATGAGCCGATGCTTTACTTGAGTGCCTACCTGAAAACCTATCAGCAGGAATATTACGATCGCCTGACGCAAGTGCGAACGGATGGCAACTTCGAAGCTTGGATTCGGTTTTTTCTCGAAGGCATTCGTGAGGTTTCCCAGATGGTGCTCCAGACAACCAAGAAAATCCAGCTTTTGGAAAGAACGGATTCGGATCGCTTGGTGGCGCATGGGGAAGGATCGTACGGCCTTACTCTGCTGCGCGGTTTGATGCGTCAACCAGTGGTTATGGTCAACGACGTGGCCAGCATGGTCGGGATCAGTTACACCAAGGCCAATGCGTTGATTGCTGCCTGCGAAAAACTTGGTATTTTGCGGCAACGGGGAGTTGGAAAAAGAAACCGGAAGTTTATCTACCATGACTATGTGGAGATTTTGAGCGAGGGAACCGAGCTGAGCATGGGCACTGTTGAATGA